One Phaseolus vulgaris cultivar G19833 chromosome 4, P. vulgaris v2.0, whole genome shotgun sequence DNA window includes the following coding sequences:
- the LOC137838637 gene encoding uncharacterized protein, producing MYEFNVFFAEGSAVNRPPMFNGLNYAFWKVRMRIFMESIDALIWEAVVNGPYVPMQIVKDEQVEKPRSEWNDTERRKAQHDLVAKNIITSALTMDEFFRISQCKSAKEMWEVLEVTHEGTEDVKRSRKHALIQEYELFRMQPGENIADILKCLDRSWQPKVTAISESRDLSKLGTTVLFGKLMEHELELKRLKEQETTERKPKGLALKASELDENKEEKEDAEDDDTINLLTKRFSKFLRKKSKNRNLQKKSKKFERNKGRRAYISWEENEASSTSSSSTEDEENNLCFMMKDEESSSESQVESCISRVEQSPTDSMQNALSPSLKALIADQLLRHSDKDVKVVVASCFSEITRITAPEAPYDDDQMKEVFQLIVSSFENSKKIISLLLLSGGGASSVFSNG from the exons ATGTATGAGTTTAATGTGTTTTTTGCTGAGGGTTCTGCTgtaaatagaccacctatgtttaatggattgaattatgcattttggaaagttagaatgagaatttttatggaatccattgatgcattaatttgggaagctgtggtcaatggaccttatgtgccaatgcagatTGTCAAAGATGAACAAGTTGAAAAACCAAGATCAGAGTGGAATGATACTGAAAGGAGAAAAGCTCAACATGATCTGGtggccaagaatatcataacttctgcattgacaatggacgagttcttcagaatatctcaatgtaagtcagcaaaggagatgtgggaagtcttagaagtgactcatgaagggactgagGATGTaaaaaggtcaaggaaacatgcactcatccaagagtatgagctgttcagaatgcaaccagGAGAGAAcattgctgat atattgaagtgcctcgacagaagctggcaaccaaaggtgacagctatctctgaaagccgtgatctgtcaaaattgGGAACTACTGtactgtttggaaagctgatggagcatgagttagagcttaaaagacttaaagaacaggaaacaacagagaggaAACCCAAAGGTTTGGCACTGAAAGCATCTGAATTGGATGAGAAcaaggaagaaaaggaagatgctgaagatgatgatacaatcaaccttcttacaaaaagattcagcaaatttctgaggaagaaaagcaaaaataggaaccTGCAGAAAAaaag caagaaatttgaaaggaacaaaggaagaagagcctacatctcatgggaggaaaatgaagcatCCTCAACTAGTagttcttcaacagaagatgaggagaacaatCTGTGTTttatgatgaaggatgaggagtcaagctctgaatca CAAGTAGAAAGTTGTATATCAAGGGTTGAACAGTCACCGACAGATTCTATGCAAAATGCACTCTCTCCATCATTGAAAGCATTGATTGCTGACCAACTTTTAAGGCACTCAGATAAGGATGTCAAAGTTGTAGTTGCCTCTTGCTTCAGTGAAATAACAAGAATTACTGCACCTGAAGCTCCTTATGATGATGATCAAATGAAG GAGGTCTTTCAATTAATAGTATCATCATTTGAAAATTCCAAAAAAATCATATCCCTACTCTTGCTTTCTGGAGGTGGTGCTAGCAGTGTTTTCAGCAATGGTTGA
- the LOC137837525 gene encoding uncharacterized protein isoform X2: MCNRNRDIRKRQIIPHNGGAMSLSRRRNNLKIETGKNIGRAEMWKITHKRKTGTYVNDEALEIGEKIDELMLTNPNICLTLCLHILLQEKIFQNILLQGQLIWFMHPPMRHQIMEVVLHHLIK; this comes from the exons ATGTGTAATAGAAATAGAGATATAAGGAAGAGACAAATTATTCCTCACAATGGTGGTGCTATGTCTTtgtcaagaagaagaaataatttg AAAATTGAGACTGGTAAAAATATTGGACGAGCTGAAATGTGGAAGATCACACATAAGAGGAAAACTGGCACATATGTGAATGATGAGGCGCTGGAAATTGGG GAAAAAATTGATGAACTAATGTTGACAAATCCAAATATATGTTTAACACTTTGCTTGCATATATTGCTTCAAGAAAAGATATTCCAGAACATTTTGCTGCAAGGGCAGCTAATTTGGTTCATGCATCCACCAATgag gcatcaaattatggaagtggtgctccatcacctaatcaagtaa
- the LOC137837525 gene encoding uncharacterized protein isoform X1 — MEQWVVFVDYRLRPSTVNMCNRNRDIRKRQIIPHNGGAMSLSRRRNNLKIETGKNIGRAEMWKITHKRKTGTYVNDEALEIGEKIDELMLTNPNICLTLCLHILLQEKIFQNILLQGQLIWFMHPPMRHQIMEVVLHHLIK; from the exons ATGGaacaatgggttgtttttgttGATTATCGTTTGAGGCCTTCTACAGTG AACATGTGTAATAGAAATAGAGATATAAGGAAGAGACAAATTATTCCTCACAATGGTGGTGCTATGTCTTtgtcaagaagaagaaataatttg AAAATTGAGACTGGTAAAAATATTGGACGAGCTGAAATGTGGAAGATCACACATAAGAGGAAAACTGGCACATATGTGAATGATGAGGCGCTGGAAATTGGG GAAAAAATTGATGAACTAATGTTGACAAATCCAAATATATGTTTAACACTTTGCTTGCATATATTGCTTCAAGAAAAGATATTCCAGAACATTTTGCTGCAAGGGCAGCTAATTTGGTTCATGCATCCACCAATgag gcatcaaattatggaagtggtgctccatcacctaatcaagtaa